The following are from one region of the Nocardioides marmotae genome:
- a CDS encoding DUF6281 family protein: MKLLLLGLGLGVVVAAGCSPAGSPSSADCSAQIRVADVVYTSHGSTSRDATRHGRADEAQCHDIGPDAGGSVFADDPAQVRTWTFEGYSPDEVLGVKYGTNGFGVFVADTVQPDQRERIYAELSGEEP; encoded by the coding sequence ATGAAGCTCCTCCTGCTGGGTCTGGGTCTCGGCGTCGTCGTCGCCGCGGGGTGTTCGCCAGCCGGTTCTCCGTCGTCGGCAGACTGCTCGGCGCAGATCCGCGTGGCAGATGTCGTGTACACCTCGCACGGGTCGACCAGCCGGGACGCCACCCGCCACGGAAGAGCCGACGAGGCGCAGTGTCACGACATCGGACCCGACGCCGGCGGTTCGGTGTTCGCCGACGACCCCGCACAGGTGCGCACCTGGACCTTCGAGGGCTACTCGCCGGACGAGGTCCTCGGCGTCAAGTACGGCACGAACGGGTTCGGGGTCTTCGTCGCCGACACGGTGCAGCCCGATCAACGCGAGCGCATCTACGCAGAACTGTCCGGCGAGGAGCCCTGA
- a CDS encoding YibE/F family protein, giving the protein MVALVGLVLLWPDRSAAADLREEVAFQGPGVLLVDATLRSLEEGRASVSIEEGPDEGARRTVDLPPEVAASGLEPGDTLRLQSPPPADGTDRTYVYFGTDRDATMWVLAGLFVLVVLLVARWRGLLALLGLGFAGLVLLGFMLPALLTGEPGLAVGLVGSTLIMVVVLYTTHGFSIRTSAALAGTLAGLVLTAVLGLVSTRTSRLTGFGDEAAGLLTTYIPALDLQDVFTCALVVAGLGVLNDVTITQSSAVWELRGAAPGLTRRRLFLSGMRIGRDHIASTIYTIVFAYAGTALVLLMVLSLYGLPLGDLLATEEIGQEAVRTLVSSIGLVLAVPITTAIAVWTVPGPVPASSR; this is encoded by the coding sequence GTGGTCGCGCTCGTCGGGCTGGTGCTGCTCTGGCCGGACCGGTCGGCGGCAGCCGACCTGCGCGAGGAGGTGGCCTTCCAGGGCCCCGGCGTGCTGCTCGTCGACGCCACGCTGCGCTCGCTGGAGGAGGGCCGGGCCTCGGTGAGCATCGAGGAGGGCCCCGACGAAGGTGCCCGGCGCACCGTCGACCTCCCGCCCGAGGTGGCCGCCTCCGGCCTCGAGCCGGGCGACACCCTGCGGCTGCAGTCGCCGCCGCCCGCGGACGGCACGGACCGCACCTACGTCTACTTCGGGACCGACCGGGACGCGACGATGTGGGTGCTGGCCGGCCTGTTCGTGCTGGTCGTGCTGCTCGTCGCACGCTGGCGCGGGCTGCTGGCGCTGCTGGGGCTGGGCTTCGCCGGGCTGGTGCTGCTCGGGTTCATGCTGCCCGCGCTGCTGACCGGGGAGCCCGGCCTGGCCGTCGGCCTGGTCGGCTCCACGCTGATCATGGTCGTCGTCCTCTACACGACCCACGGGTTCTCGATCCGCACCAGCGCCGCGCTCGCCGGCACCCTGGCCGGGCTGGTGCTCACCGCCGTGCTGGGGCTCGTGTCGACCCGGACATCGCGGCTGACCGGCTTCGGCGACGAGGCGGCCGGGCTGCTGACGACGTACATCCCGGCCCTGGACCTGCAGGACGTCTTCACCTGCGCGCTCGTCGTCGCGGGGCTCGGCGTCCTCAACGACGTCACCATCACCCAGTCCTCGGCGGTGTGGGAGCTGCGCGGCGCGGCGCCGGGGTTGACGCGGCGGCGGCTCTTCCTCAGCGGGATGCGGATCGGCCGCGACCACATCGCCTCCACGATCTACACGATCGTCTTCGCCTACGCCGGCACCGCGCTGGTGCTGCTCATGGTGCTCTCGCTCTACGGCCTCCCGCTGGGGGACCTGCTGGCGACCGAGGAGATCGGCCAGGAGGCGGTCCGCACCCTGGTCAGCAGCATCGGGCTGGTGCTCGCGGTGCCGATCACCACCGCGATCGCGGTGTGGACCGTGCCGGGGCCGGTCCCGGCGTCGTCGCGGTAG
- a CDS encoding MBL fold metallo-hydrolase yields the protein MTALAVTWWGHASATVELAGLRVATDPLHVRRLLHLVRHGPLPAAPAYVADLVVLSHLHLDHLHVPTLRRMAPGSVVLVPRGGESLVPPGHDVRPVVPGEEVVAAGARVQVLPADHDGRRLPGSSLRGPALGFRIEHREVSLWYPGDTGPRQDLAGVGAVDLALVPVGGWGPTLGAGHLDPDQAAAAVTEVGARWAVPVHWGTFWPAGLRRLDRRTHERLFITPGARFAAALGPGPPAPVVLAPGERVQL from the coding sequence GTGACCGCCCTCGCCGTGACCTGGTGGGGCCACGCCTCGGCGACCGTCGAGCTCGCCGGGCTCCGCGTGGCCACCGACCCCTTGCACGTCCGGCGGCTGCTCCACCTGGTCCGGCACGGCCCGCTGCCGGCCGCCCCGGCGTACGTCGCGGACCTGGTGGTCCTCTCCCACCTGCACCTGGACCACCTGCACGTGCCGACGCTGCGGCGGATGGCGCCCGGCTCGGTGGTCCTGGTGCCGCGCGGCGGGGAGTCGCTGGTGCCGCCGGGGCACGACGTGCGCCCGGTCGTGCCGGGCGAGGAGGTCGTGGCCGCCGGAGCGCGGGTGCAGGTGCTGCCGGCCGACCACGACGGCCGCCGGCTGCCCGGGTCGAGCCTGCGCGGCCCGGCGCTCGGCTTCCGGATCGAGCACCGGGAGGTGTCGCTGTGGTACCCCGGCGACACCGGCCCGCGGCAGGACCTCGCCGGCGTCGGCGCCGTCGACCTGGCCCTCGTGCCCGTCGGCGGCTGGGGCCCGACCCTGGGGGCCGGGCACCTGGACCCGGACCAGGCCGCCGCCGCGGTGACCGAGGTCGGCGCGCGGTGGGCGGTGCCGGTGCACTGGGGGACCTTCTGGCCGGCCGGGCTGCGACGGCTGGACCGGCGCACCCACGAGCGGCTGTTCATCACCCCGGGGGCGCGGTTCGCCGCGGCGCTGGGCCCGGGCCCGCCGGCCCCGGTCGTGCTCGCCCCGGGCGAGCGGGTGCAGCTGTGA
- a CDS encoding alkaline phosphatase family protein: MATASAPSRAGRLLNVGRRRFGAWQPTWSWAADALRSFVTSFLALAATFWLLPGDQADDRLETLALLAGLVLVLGAVLRPLLSRLTVLTGTVGLLLVGLLAQAVVLGAALLLIPSADPFSPGELLVASWAATLVAAVVNWLFDASSDEAFFGQLLRQSVRRTRDAGADGPGLLVVQLDGVSLPVVQQAIAAGTMPAVSRWLRSGSHELRGWHTGLPATTPAGQAVILHGDVHAVPGFRWLDKETGRLLVMHSPADAAQVEHKMSDGRGLLADGGTGVSNLFTGDAPTPLLTLSAGRLPGHDPGSASYAASRFGLVRSLGLFLGQVVTELYQARRQRVRDVVPRVHRGAGFVAMRGLTTAVLRDLDVTILADQMSRGTPVIYVDFVDYDEVAHHAGPTRPESLTTLSGLDGMLDFLDQVSREVGRRYEIALVSDHGQAQGSTFRQLAGESIEEVVQRLAEEHAAAPGRPGEGWLAANLLLAGAPADRRAVTRAARSLAGGEPDAEQSVTSDEPGLLVAASGSLAHVYRSDLPGRLTREQLDALHPGLVGGLADHPQVGLVLTRRADGAVVVDGGGGGWRVLGGPAGPADPANAEGAGPDPVAGYGPRAEADLLQLSTRDHVGDLVLLGAHDPALGEVVAFEELVGSHGGLGGPQTEALLVHPREWDVPGAPGDVLDGPGLHATLVGRLDRLGLRR, translated from the coding sequence GTGGCGACCGCGTCGGCACCGAGCCGCGCCGGGCGGCTGCTGAACGTCGGCCGGCGTCGCTTCGGCGCGTGGCAGCCCACGTGGTCCTGGGCCGCGGACGCCCTGCGGTCCTTCGTCACCTCCTTCCTGGCCCTCGCCGCGACGTTCTGGCTGCTCCCGGGCGACCAGGCCGACGACCGGCTGGAGACGCTGGCCCTCCTCGCCGGCCTCGTGCTGGTCCTCGGCGCGGTGCTGCGCCCGCTCCTGAGCCGGCTCACCGTGCTCACCGGGACCGTCGGGCTGCTGCTGGTCGGCCTGCTCGCGCAGGCGGTGGTGCTCGGGGCGGCACTGCTGCTGATCCCGTCGGCCGACCCGTTCAGCCCCGGGGAGCTCCTGGTCGCCTCCTGGGCGGCGACGCTCGTGGCGGCGGTCGTGAACTGGCTCTTCGACGCCAGCAGCGACGAGGCGTTCTTCGGCCAGCTGCTCCGCCAGTCCGTACGCCGCACCCGCGACGCCGGTGCGGACGGCCCGGGGCTGCTGGTGGTCCAGCTCGACGGGGTCAGCCTCCCGGTGGTCCAGCAGGCGATCGCGGCCGGCACGATGCCGGCGGTGTCGCGGTGGCTGCGCTCGGGCAGCCACGAGCTGCGCGGCTGGCACACCGGCCTGCCCGCCACGACGCCGGCGGGCCAGGCGGTGATCCTGCACGGCGACGTACATGCCGTCCCGGGGTTCCGGTGGCTCGACAAGGAGACCGGCCGGCTGCTGGTCATGCACAGCCCCGCCGACGCCGCGCAGGTCGAGCACAAGATGAGCGACGGCCGCGGGCTGCTGGCCGACGGCGGCACCGGCGTGTCGAACCTGTTCACCGGCGACGCGCCGACGCCGCTGCTCACCCTCAGCGCGGGGCGGCTGCCCGGCCACGACCCCGGCAGCGCGTCGTACGCCGCCAGCCGGTTCGGCCTGGTGCGCTCCCTGGGCCTCTTCCTCGGCCAGGTGGTCACCGAGCTCTACCAGGCGCGGCGGCAACGGGTCCGTGACGTGGTGCCGCGGGTCCACCGGGGCGCCGGCTTCGTCGCGATGCGGGGGCTGACCACGGCGGTGCTCCGCGACCTCGACGTGACGATCCTGGCCGACCAGATGAGCCGCGGGACGCCGGTGATCTACGTCGACTTCGTCGACTACGACGAGGTCGCCCACCACGCCGGCCCCACCCGCCCGGAGTCGCTGACCACCCTGTCCGGGCTGGACGGCATGCTGGACTTCCTCGACCAGGTCTCCCGCGAGGTCGGCCGGCGCTACGAGATCGCCCTGGTCTCCGACCACGGCCAGGCCCAGGGCTCGACGTTCCGCCAGCTGGCCGGGGAGAGCATCGAGGAGGTCGTCCAGCGCCTGGCCGAGGAGCACGCCGCGGCCCCGGGCCGGCCGGGCGAGGGCTGGCTCGCGGCGAACCTGCTGCTCGCCGGCGCCCCGGCGGACCGACGCGCCGTCACCCGGGCCGCGCGCTCGCTGGCCGGCGGGGAGCCGGACGCCGAGCAGAGCGTCACCTCCGACGAGCCGGGGCTGCTGGTCGCGGCCTCGGGGAGCCTGGCCCACGTCTACCGCAGCGACCTGCCGGGCCGGTTGACCCGCGAGCAGCTCGACGCCCTGCACCCGGGCCTGGTCGGCGGCCTGGCCGACCACCCCCAGGTCGGGCTGGTGCTCACCCGGCGCGCCGACGGCGCGGTCGTGGTCGACGGCGGCGGGGGTGGCTGGCGGGTGCTGGGCGGCCCGGCCGGCCCAGCCGATCCGGCCAACGCGGAAGGCGCCGGTCCGGACCCCGTCGCCGGCTACGGTCCGCGCGCCGAGGCCGACCTGCTCCAGCTCTCCACCCGCGACCACGTCGGCGACCTCGTGCTCCTCGGGGCCCACGACCCGGCGCTGGGCGAGGTGGTCGCCTTCGAGGAGCTCGTCGGCTCCCACGGCGGGCTGGGCGGCCCGCAGACCGAGGCGCTCCTGGTGCACCCCCGGGAGTGGGACGTCCCCGGCGCCCCCGGCGACGTCCTCGACGGCCCGGGGCTGCACGCGACGCTGGTCGGCCGGCTCGACCGGCTCGGGCTGCGCCGGTGA
- a CDS encoding lactate 2-monooxygenase, whose amino-acid sequence MTSETVGRVQQVGRMAERAVEAATSVGREVQARIYREGVFGRRPVVPVEPAALEAAAQRRMSPEAWSYVAGGAGQQRTVRANTEAFDRHRIVPRMLVDVEERDQSVELFGRRLPSPYLLAPIGVLEMAHREAEHAVARAARSLGVPMVLSTQASVPMEEVARDLGDSPRWYQLYWSKDDGVVDSFVRRAEEIGSDALVVTLDTHVLGWRTRDLDLAYLPFARAEGIAQYLSDPHFRSLVEHRAANPPAVDGPQPRPTPAAVRALLSMTRHYPGRFRDNLRSPLPRAAVETFLDVFSRSSLTWEDLAYLRERTSLPIVLKGIQDPRDAQLALEHGVDGIVVSNHGGRQVDGAIASLDALPAVVDTVGGRVPVLFDSGVRSGADAFTALALGAQAVLVGRPWVYGLALAGEDGVRAVLEHLMAELDLTMALSGVTDLAGITRDLLA is encoded by the coding sequence GTGACGAGCGAGACGGTGGGCCGGGTGCAGCAGGTGGGCCGGATGGCCGAGCGCGCGGTGGAGGCCGCGACCAGCGTGGGCCGGGAGGTCCAGGCGCGGATCTACCGCGAGGGCGTCTTCGGGCGGCGACCGGTCGTGCCGGTGGAGCCGGCCGCGCTGGAGGCCGCCGCGCAGCGCCGGATGAGCCCCGAGGCGTGGTCGTACGTCGCCGGGGGCGCCGGCCAGCAGCGCACCGTCCGCGCGAACACCGAGGCGTTCGACCGGCACCGGATCGTGCCGCGCATGCTGGTCGACGTCGAGGAGCGCGACCAGTCCGTGGAGCTGTTCGGCCGCCGGCTGCCCTCGCCGTACCTCCTCGCCCCGATCGGCGTGCTGGAGATGGCCCACCGCGAGGCCGAGCACGCGGTGGCCCGGGCGGCCCGCTCGCTCGGCGTCCCGATGGTGCTCTCCACCCAGGCCTCGGTGCCGATGGAGGAGGTCGCGCGAGACCTCGGCGACTCCCCGCGGTGGTACCAGCTCTACTGGTCCAAGGACGACGGCGTCGTGGACTCCTTCGTGCGGCGCGCGGAGGAGATCGGCAGCGACGCGCTCGTCGTCACCCTCGACACCCACGTGCTCGGCTGGCGCACCCGCGACCTGGACCTGGCCTACCTGCCGTTCGCGCGGGCCGAGGGGATCGCGCAGTACCTCAGCGACCCCCACTTCCGCTCGCTGGTCGAGCACCGCGCCGCGAACCCGCCGGCCGTCGACGGACCGCAGCCGCGCCCCACGCCGGCGGCGGTCCGCGCGCTGCTGTCGATGACGCGGCACTACCCCGGCCGGTTCCGCGACAACCTGCGCTCGCCGCTGCCGCGCGCCGCGGTCGAGACCTTCCTCGACGTCTTCTCCCGCTCCTCGCTGACCTGGGAGGACCTGGCCTACCTGCGCGAGCGCACCTCGCTGCCGATCGTGCTCAAGGGCATCCAGGACCCGCGCGACGCCCAGCTCGCCCTCGAGCACGGCGTCGACGGGATCGTGGTCTCCAACCACGGCGGCCGGCAGGTCGACGGCGCGATCGCCTCCCTCGACGCGCTGCCCGCGGTCGTCGACACCGTCGGCGGGCGAGTCCCGGTGCTCTTCGACAGCGGCGTGCGCAGCGGCGCCGACGCCTTCACCGCCCTCGCGCTGGGCGCGCAGGCGGTGCTCGTCGGGCGGCCCTGGGTCTACGGCCTGGCGCTGGCCGGTGAGGACGGCGTCCGCGCGGTCCTGGAGCACCTGATGGCCGAGCTCGACCTGACCATGGCGCTGAGCGGGGTCACCGACCTCGCCGGCATCACCCGCGACCTGCTCGCCTGA
- a CDS encoding GNAT family N-acetyltransferase, translating into MAEPAPARPPVDLSAVAWPCRTERLLLRRVTPADAEAVWEVRHHPASHEWLTSSPPDRETYVADFDRPERLDHLLVVERDGQVIGDLMLRLTDAWAQAEVAERGLAVQAELGWVLHPDHTGHGYATEAAAELLRICFEDLGLRRVTAGCFAENTASWRIMERLGMRRESHTVADALHRSGRWLDSYAYAILAEEWRAGRTARGTI; encoded by the coding sequence GTGGCTGAGCCCGCGCCGGCCCGCCCGCCGGTCGACCTGTCCGCGGTCGCCTGGCCCTGCCGCACCGAGCGGCTGCTGCTGCGCCGGGTCACCCCGGCCGACGCCGAAGCGGTGTGGGAGGTGCGGCACCACCCCGCGAGCCACGAGTGGCTCACCAGCAGCCCACCCGACCGGGAGACGTACGTCGCCGACTTCGACCGCCCCGAGCGGCTCGACCACCTGCTCGTCGTCGAGCGCGACGGCCAGGTCATCGGCGACCTGATGCTGCGGCTCACCGACGCCTGGGCGCAGGCGGAGGTCGCCGAGCGCGGGCTGGCCGTCCAGGCCGAGCTCGGGTGGGTCCTCCACCCCGACCACACCGGGCACGGCTACGCGACCGAGGCCGCCGCCGAGCTGCTGCGGATCTGCTTCGAGGACCTCGGCCTGCGCCGGGTCACCGCCGGCTGCTTCGCCGAGAACACCGCGTCCTGGCGGATCATGGAGCGCCTCGGGATGCGCCGGGAGAGCCACACCGTCGCCGACGCGCTGCACCGCTCCGGGCGATGGCTGGACAGCTACGCCTACGCGATCCTCGCCGAGGAGTGGCGCGCCGGCCGCACTGCTCGAGGGACGATCTAG
- a CDS encoding alpha/beta hydrolase, protein MRQRLATALVSIAGLAITGASLSVPAEAAPITAPAPAPAAKAAPAKLAKAAKAAKVANRSVVFDLRNLNQTSALCLPGGGAHLVRGRLVGPRRDVNDAPGRLRVNVLVHDAGTGGWFWNLRQAPRFDYATQLARRGETSLVLDRLGYDRSPLANGNATCLGAQATMLHQVVQHLYSGSYGFADRRGEDDQPPHATHVVLHGHGTGATVAQLEAAEFADVAGLVLMSAPTAGPSTLALREGAEQLGRCLGGGGYAAYGATPARFRELLFASAPAKVRRLATARRNPTPCGDVSSLLGAVGSAALSAGGVDVPVLVLSGERDARAGALDQRAAESMYSRSERVVARTVPGAGSALPLEAGAPSVRSTVLRFLSGVRPTL, encoded by the coding sequence ATGCGCCAGCGCCTCGCCACCGCCCTCGTCTCGATCGCCGGGCTGGCGATCACCGGGGCCTCCCTCAGCGTCCCGGCCGAGGCCGCGCCGATCACGGCCCCGGCGCCTGCACCCGCCGCGAAGGCCGCGCCCGCGAAGCTCGCCAAGGCCGCGAAGGCCGCGAAGGTCGCCAACCGATCGGTCGTCTTCGACCTGCGCAACCTCAACCAGACCTCGGCGCTGTGCCTTCCGGGCGGCGGGGCGCACCTGGTGCGCGGCCGCCTCGTCGGCCCCCGCCGCGACGTCAACGACGCCCCCGGCCGGCTGCGGGTCAACGTGCTGGTCCACGACGCCGGCACCGGCGGGTGGTTCTGGAACCTGCGGCAGGCGCCCCGCTTCGACTACGCCACCCAGTTGGCCCGCCGCGGGGAGACCTCGCTGGTCCTCGACCGCCTCGGCTACGACCGCAGCCCGCTGGCCAACGGCAACGCCACCTGCCTCGGCGCGCAGGCCACGATGCTCCACCAGGTCGTCCAGCACCTCTACTCCGGCAGCTACGGGTTCGCCGACCGGCGCGGCGAGGACGACCAGCCGCCGCACGCCACCCACGTCGTCCTCCACGGCCACGGGACGGGCGCGACCGTCGCCCAGCTCGAGGCCGCGGAGTTCGCCGACGTCGCCGGGCTGGTGCTGATGTCCGCGCCGACGGCCGGCCCCTCGACGCTGGCGCTGCGCGAGGGCGCCGAGCAGCTCGGCCGCTGCCTCGGCGGCGGGGGCTACGCGGCGTACGGCGCGACCCCGGCGCGGTTCCGCGAGCTCCTCTTCGCCTCCGCGCCCGCGAAGGTACGTCGCCTGGCGACCGCCCGGCGCAACCCGACCCCGTGCGGCGACGTGTCCAGCCTGCTCGGCGCGGTCGGGTCGGCGGCCCTCTCGGCCGGCGGGGTCGACGTGCCGGTGCTGGTGCTCTCCGGCGAGCGCGACGCCCGGGCCGGTGCCCTGGACCAGCGGGCCGCGGAGTCGATGTACTCCCGCAGCGAGCGGGTCGTCGCGCGCACCGTGCCCGGCGCCGGCAGCGCGCTGCCGCTGGAGGCCGGCGCGCCGTCGGTCCGCTCGACGGTGCTGCGCTTCCTCTCCGGCGTGCGCCCGACCCTCTAG
- a CDS encoding DUF6518 family protein: MTPTAHPVLTRPVPAALAVVAASLALGGATSWAQGLLPDALGSFANSPSGWTLLTVLLVAAVRPSLGGGAVLGVVSFVALVLGYTVASELRGLVYDPTFWGAVGVVAGPVVGAAAAAMVGRRVVPAALGAGALAGVLVADGVYGLTVVGETTSPVYWVLCLIAAAALVGGTARHLRTPTAVAAVLGTAAAATAVLSLGYGVLNAAY; the protein is encoded by the coding sequence GTGACCCCCACCGCCCATCCCGTGCTCACCCGCCCCGTCCCGGCCGCCCTCGCCGTCGTCGCCGCCAGCCTCGCGCTGGGCGGCGCGACCTCGTGGGCCCAGGGACTGCTGCCCGACGCGCTGGGCTCCTTCGCCAACTCCCCCTCGGGGTGGACGCTGCTGACCGTCCTCCTGGTCGCGGCGGTCCGGCCCTCGCTGGGCGGGGGCGCGGTGCTCGGGGTGGTCTCGTTCGTCGCGCTGGTGCTCGGCTACACCGTCGCCTCCGAGCTGCGCGGCCTCGTCTACGACCCGACGTTCTGGGGCGCGGTCGGGGTCGTCGCGGGCCCGGTCGTCGGCGCGGCGGCCGCCGCGATGGTCGGCCGCCGCGTCGTCCCGGCCGCCCTCGGCGCGGGGGCGCTCGCGGGCGTGCTGGTCGCGGACGGGGTCTATGGGCTGACCGTCGTCGGCGAGACGACCAGCCCGGTCTACTGGGTGCTGTGCCTGATCGCCGCAGCGGCGCTGGTCGGCGGCACCGCGCGGCACCTGCGGACCCCCACCGCGGTGGCAGCGGTGCTCGGCACCGCCGCGGCGGCCACGGCGGTGCTGAGCCTGGGCTACGGCGTGCTGAACGCGGCGTACTGA
- a CDS encoding DoxX family protein — protein MSLARTAARVALGSIMVGAGVLHLTTQRQEFQAQVPDWFPVDEDLTVLGSGVVEIGLGAAFVALPRHQRLVGALLAAFYVVIFPGNIAQYVEGTDAFGLDTDTKRLVRLFFQPLLVLWALWGGGLLGRRSRG, from the coding sequence ATGTCGCTCGCCCGCACGGCCGCCCGTGTCGCCCTCGGCTCGATCATGGTCGGCGCGGGGGTGCTCCACCTGACCACGCAGCGCCAGGAGTTCCAGGCCCAGGTGCCCGACTGGTTCCCCGTCGACGAGGACCTCACGGTGCTGGGCTCCGGGGTCGTGGAGATCGGCCTCGGCGCGGCGTTCGTCGCGCTGCCGCGCCACCAGCGCCTCGTCGGCGCGCTGCTCGCGGCCTTCTACGTCGTGATCTTCCCCGGCAACATCGCGCAGTACGTCGAGGGCACCGACGCCTTCGGCCTCGACACCGACACCAAGCGGCTCGTGCGGCTGTTCTTCCAGCCCCTGCTCGTCCTGTGGGCGCTGTGGGGTGGCGGCCTGCTCGGTCGTCGGTCGCGTGGCTGA
- a CDS encoding PLD nuclease N-terminal domain-containing protein, with protein sequence MAKKTWSDLSPGQQRAVVVAGAVETVLTGLALADLAKRPADQVRGPKGLWLLAAFVQPVGPLAYLTLGRR encoded by the coding sequence ATGGCGAAGAAGACGTGGTCGGACCTGAGCCCGGGGCAGCAGCGGGCCGTCGTGGTGGCCGGTGCGGTCGAGACCGTGCTGACCGGCCTGGCCCTGGCCGACCTGGCCAAGCGCCCGGCCGACCAGGTCCGCGGCCCCAAGGGGCTCTGGCTCCTCGCCGCCTTCGTCCAGCCCGTCGGGCCGCTGGCCTACCTCACCCTCGGTCGCCGCTGA